From the genome of Nocardia mangyaensis:
CGCGGCCTGCTCGAGCGTCGTGGAGAACATGTCGGTGACGCTGACGGTCAGCGTGGCGGCGAACAGCAGCAGCATCAGCCACAGCGCCCGGTAGCGCGCCAGCTGGAACACCTTGGTGGCCATGTAGTGGCCCTCCCACGGCGCCGAACCGGCCTGCTTGGCGACGTCCTCGCTGTCGGCGGCCTCGAGCACCTCCATCGCGTCGTCGATGGTGAGCAGACCGACCACCCGGTCCTCGCTGTCGACGACGACCAGGTTGATGTCGTTGGTCGAACTCATCAACCGGGCGGCCTTCTCCGCGGAGTCGGTGGCCCGCGCGAACGGCGGTTCGGTGACGACGAGTTCGGACACCATCGCCTCGGGCGCGTGCAGCACCAGTTCGCGCAACTCGACGATGCCGGTGAGCCTGCGGCCGCGGTCGACGACGGGCAGCGTGTACACGGTCTCGGCGGTGCCGCCCTTGACCCGCACCCACGCCAGCGCCTGGGCCACGGTCAGATTGCCCGGCAGCGCGACGACCTCCGGGGTCATGTACTGCCCGACCGAGCCCTCCGGGTAGCCGAGCAGGGCGGCGGTCATCCGGCGTTCGCGCGGGCTCAGCCCGGCGAGCACCTTCTTGGCGACCTTGGCGGGCGCCTCGTGCAGCATGCGGGCGCGGTCGTCGGGGTCCATTGCCTCGACCAGATCGCGAAAGCTCTTCTCGCGCAGGCCCTGCAGGATCTGCTGCTGGTCCACGGGCTCGAGTTCCTCGAACACCGCGATCGCCCGATCCTTGTCGAGCAGCCGGAACACCACGCCGGCCTGCACGGCGTCCATGCGGGCCAGCGCGTCGGCGATGACGTGCGGTGGGCGGTTGTCGAGCCAGTCCATCGCGCCGTCGACCCGGTGGGTCTCGACGATGTCACGCACCGAATCCGACAGGATCGCCAGCGCCTCGGTCACCGAGTGGTCCTCGATGTCGGCGTTGCGCGGCGAATTCGATTCCGGCACAGCGGAATCAGCGGGTACGTGACGGGCTTCGACAAGATCGATCTGCGACATGGGACAGTCCTCTGGCGCGCGTGCGGCATACCTACGGCCGGGCTGCAGGAATGCGACGAGTGGTTGGGGAGACGGCGATGTACACCGCGGGCGTCACCGCGCCACGACCATCACGCACCACCGGGCCGAAACCGGCCGGGACTCAGTGCGAGGACGAAGGGGCGACGCCGCGCGGCCTTCGACTGGGGGGTTCGTTGCACATGGCAACACCACCTCCTCGTCGTCGCTGCAGGCTGTCGCCGATACAGATCGTTGGAGTACCCGTTCGGGCACACACTCGACCCAGAACAGTACACGCGGAGGCCAGGCATTTCATCTCGACCCGTGCGTACCACTGGTCACAGTCACCCCACCGGCGGCAACCCCGCGATGACGGTGTCGACGGCCTGTTCGGCCAGGACCCACAGCTCGGCGCGGTCGACGTGACGCAGCGGTCCGCGCAGGGCCAGCTCGGCGAAGCCGTGCACGGTGGACCAGCAACTCCAGGTCGCGCCGGTGCGGGCCGAGGGCGCCAGGTCGCCGATGTGGACCATCAGGTCGAGCGCGTCGGCGAGCGCGAGGTAGGCGGGTGAGTCGAGCACCGATTCCGGTGAGGTGTCCCCCGCACCGAAGAAGGCGGTCGCGAACCAACCCGGTTCGGCCAGCGCGAACGCGAGATAGCCGAGACCGACGGCACGCAGGCGCTGGCGCGGGGTGGCCAGGCCGCGGTCGGCCGCCATGCCCGTCGCCATCCGCACCTCGATCGCGGCCGAGACCGCCCGCAGCAGTGCCTGCCGGTCGGGAAAGTGCCGGTAGGCGGCGTTCGGCGTGACGCCGACACGGCGGGTGACCTCGCGGATCGTCAGCGCGTCGGGGCCGCCGGACCTGGTGAGTTCGAGCCCGGATTCGACCAGTGCCGCAGCGAGGTCACCGTGGTGATAGGCCAACCCTTGAACCCCCTTCCCGCGAAGTATACGCTGTGAACATATCAAATGTGCACGCCGTACACATCGAAGGGTGGCATCATGACCGCACTGCCGAGCATCGTCGATCAGGACACCTGGCAGGCCGAGTTGGACCGGCTCCGGATCAGAGAGAAGGCGGCGACCCGCGAACTCGACGCCGTCGCCGCGCAGCGACGCGCCCTGCCCGCGGTCCGCCTGCCCGACTACACACTGAAAGCCGAAGACGGGACCGAGGTTTCGCTCGCCGAGGTCTTCGACGGACACTCCCAGCTGATCACCTACCACCACATGTGGACCCCGGGTAACACCTGGCAGTGCCCCGGCTGCACCGGGCTCACCGCCCAATACGCACGCCTGGACTTCCTCGACGCCTACGACGCGCGATTCGTCATCGTCACCCAGGGCCCGATCGACGAGGCCTTGGCCTACAAGCGCCGCGTCGGCAACACGATGACCTGGTATTCGACCGCCGAGAGCCCCTTCGGCGCCGACATGGGCGCGGCACCGGGCGGGAACTTCGCGGTGAACACCTTCCTGCGCGACGGCGACACCGTCTACCGCAGCTGGCACACCGACGGTCGCGGCACCGAGCAGCTCTCCTACACCTTCGGCCTCGTCGATGCCCTCCCCTACGGCCGCCAAGAGGAATGGCAGGACAGCCCCGAAGGCTGGCCGCAATCACCGACCTACAGTCGCTGGCCGAGTTCCCAGGACATCGCCGCCTCCTACGGCGACCCGAGCGCGTGAGCCATGGGTGAGTATCGGCGCACACCGGCCGGTCCAGGATCAGGCCCGACGCGCGCACCACAGCTGCCCGGGCGGCCGACAGTGCGACAGTGGACCCGACACCCGCGGTGAGTCGCGCCGCGACATCGGTTCAGGACAACACCGTTCAGGACAACACCGAGGAGAAACCTGTGCGCTTCGGCATCTTCATCCCCCAGGGCTGGCGACTCGATCTGGTCGGTATCGAACCGGCCGACCACTGGGCGGTGATGCGGGAGCTCGCCCAGCGCTTCGACAGCACGCCCGAGTGGGAGTCGATCTGGGTCTACGACCACTTCCACACCACGCCCGTTCCCACCGACGAGGCGACCCACGAGGCATGGACGCTGATGTCGGCGTTCGCGGCGACCACCTCGCGCGTGCGGCTCGGCCAGATGTGTACGGCCATGAGCTACCGCAACCCCGCCTACCTGGCCAAGGTGGCCGCCACCGTCGACCTGATCTCGGGCGGACGAGTCGAGATGGGCATCGGCGGCGGCTGGTACGAACACGAGTGGCGCGCTTACGGTTACGGCTTCCCGTCCGCGGGTGAGCGGCTGGGCCGCCTCGACGAGGGCGTGCAGATCTTGCGCCAGGCCTGGCGGACCGGCCGCGCCACCCTCGATGGCGAGTACTACCAGGTCGACGACGCCATCGTGCACCCACGTCCGTTGCAGGAGCACGGGATTCCGATCTGGGTCGCGGGCGGTGGCGAGAAGAAGACGCTGCGTATCGCCGCGAAGTACGCCGACTACACCAATTTCAGCGGCGACCCCGAGGAGTTCGCCCGTAAGTCGGAGATCCTGCGCCGACACACCGTCGACGTCGGTACCGACTTCGACGCGATCACCCGCAGCGCCAACTTCAACGCCATCGTCGGCAGCACCGAATCCGAAGTCCAGGAACGCCTCTCGGCTATCGTCGAACGCCTCACGCCCTTCCTCGGCGCCGACGAAGCCAAGGTCCACGTCCACGACCAGTTCACCAACAGCGCCACCACCGGCACCCCCGAACAGATCATCGAACGCCTCACCACCGTCAGGGATCTCGGCCTCGCCTACGCCGTACTCAACTTCCCCGAAGCCGCCTACGACACCTCCGGCATCGAACTCTTCGAACGCGAGGTGATCCCCGCCCTCACCGCCTGAACCTCTCCGCCGCGGCCAGTTGCACTCTCCCGGTAGCGATTTCGAATTGCTGTGGCCTTGACCACACCGCGTTGCTCCGGCTATGTTCTCTCGCCAACAGACTTGGACGGACGTTCAGTTCAACGGACGTCCTGCTGGGGATCGAGGGATACGAATGATGTTGACCGATGCGCGACGAGTGCGCGCAGTCAGTGGGCGGCGGATCACTGCGCGATGGTTGGCGGTGATCTCCCTGGTCACGGGCGTGGTCGCCGCCGGAGGCGGGCCGGTGGTGGCCGAACCCGGGGGCGGGTTGAGTCCGTTGCGGACGCAGGGGGCCGAGATCGTCGACGGGTTCGGGCGGACCGTGCTGTTGCACGGGGTGAACAATGTCGACAAGTCGCCGCCGTATGTACAGCCCGGAGACGGCTTGACGCTGACCGATGCGTCGGCGGCGTTGTTGGCGCGGCACGGGTTCAACACCGTGCGGCTCGGGGTGTCGTTCGACGGGTTGATGCCGACCGAGGGCGTGGTCGACACCGCGTATCTGGATCGGCTCGCCAACGTGGTCGACACCTTGGCGGCGCACGGGATCTACACGCTGCTGGACAACCATCAGGACGGGTTGTCGAAGATCTGGGGCGGCAACGGCTTTCCGGAGTGGGCGATCCGGGCGCGACCGGCGGCCGACGAGCCGAATCCCGGGTTCCCGCTGTACTACCTGATGCCCAGCATGAACAAGGGCTGGGACGAGGTCTGGAACAACACCTATGGCGTACTCGATCATCTCGGGGTCGCGCTGGCGGCGCTGGCCGAGCGGATGAACGGGCGCGCGAGCGTGCTCGGCATCGAACTGCTCAACGAACCGTGGCCCGGCACACCATTTCTCACCTGCTTCCCCAACGGCTGCCCGGACTTCGACGCGAAATATCAACGCGCACTGCAGCAACTGACCGATGCCGTGCACTCGCGCAATTCCGCGGTACCGGTGTTCTGGGAACCCAATGTCACCTGGAACGAGACCATGCCGAGCCACCTCGGCAAGAACCCGCCGATCACCAGCCCCAATATCGTGTTCTCCCCACACGACTACTGCATCCCCAGCCAGCTCGCCATCTACCTGGGCCTGCCCGAGGAACTGCGCGCCCTGTGCCCGGTGCAGCAGGACAAGACATGGTCGAACATCGACTCGTTCACCGAGCGCACCGACATTCCCACCATGGTCACCGAATTCGGGGACGGCGACCCGACGGTGCTGCGCAACACCGTCACCCGCGCCGACGAACGCTTCATCGGCTGGCACTACTGGCATTACAGCGCGAGCGACGGCGATCCGTTCCGCGGCGAACTCGGCAGGGAACTCGTCCGCACCTATCCCCAGGCCACGGCGGGCACTCCGGACCGCATGATCTTCGATTCCGGCAACGGGGACTTCGCCTACCGCTACCACCCGCGACCGACCTCGGCACCCACCAAGATCTACGTCTCCGACCTCGCCTATCCCGAGGGCTACGAGGTACGGATCACCGGCGGCGCGGTCACCTCGGCGCCTGGCGCCCGCATCGTCACGGTGGAAGCCGACGGCACCGATCCGGTGACTGTCCGGATCCACCGCCCTGGCTCGCCGGGCGCCGACCTACCGTCCGGTGGTGACGGCGGATCATCGTCGGGTGGCACCGGATCGTCCTCGGGCTTCCCCCGGCTGCCCACCGGCTCGGCGGGCTGACCACGTCGTCCGAACTCGGTTCCCGGACAACGCGCTACGGACGGAGCATGCCGTTTCCCGAGGAATCCGCGACCCGGTAGCCTCGACCCCGAATCTGTCGGATCGCCACCCGGACCGGCGATCTCGACAGATTCGGAAGGGGGAATTCTGGTGATCGACACTCTCGCCGACACCGCGGTGCTGCTCCTCGCGGCAGGTTCGACCACGGTCGGCGCGATCTACGCGGCGGTGCTGCAGCTCTTCGATGCCCGTGGCGCGGCGCGACAGGTCGAGCAGCTGAACGAGGCCATCGCGGTGGCCGGCGACCACAGCGAGGGTGCTGCCCTCACCGTCGAGGCCAGGACGCAGACCGGCGAGGCCCGACTGGACTGGCTCGAGTCCATCGCACGGGAACGTTCCAGCCTCGATGTCAGGAACCATGCCGCGGCACTGCAGCAGCAGCGATGGACCACGGTGGCCAGCCTGCTGTGCGGTGTCATCGCGATCGGCGTGGTCATGTTCGGCCTGTTCGTCGGCAGCGCGAGCGATCCGCAAGGCGTCGCCGCCGCGGCCGCGGGCATCCTCCCCGGCGCGGCCAGCGGTCTGCTGTTCTGGCAGTCCCGCAGCGCCAGCATCCGGGCCGACAAGTTCGCCGAACGGATCTCCACCACGGCCGCGCGCGCCGAGGCACTGCGCATGTCCGCGGTGATCCTCGACCGCGGCACCCGCGACCGTTTCACCACCGCCGTCCTGCTCAGCTCGGCGTTCCCCGCACTGGCGGGGCCGGAGATCTGGCGCATGGCCGAGCAGATCGAGAGCGAATGCGAAGCGGACCGGGCCAAGGTCGACGAGGTCGTTCCAGAATCCACACTCCCGGTGGCGAATTGAGCAGTCAACGCCTACCGACGCCACTGCGGTGGTGACACGAGCGATCAAGCAGGGCAGCAAGGTCGTCACTTGGTGTCTGTTAAGCGGCGTTCACCACGCTGACCCGTATGACCACTGCAGTACGGCCCCAGCGTGCGGCGAACGAGTTTCCGCTCACCGGAAGCACTTCCGACGGCGACGAGACCGGGGTGATCGCGGCGTTCCTCATCGACATGACGCTGCACGCCGCGATCGGTGCCACCGCCTGGTCCATCGCGTCCGGTCCGACCGCCGTCCTCTACGGCATCGTGGCGTGGCTGGGTGCGTCCTTCCTGCACCGGACCCTCATCCAACGACTCACCCGCACCACGGTCGGCAAGTGCTCGTTCGGGCTCGAGCTGCGCCACGTGGACGGCACCTACCCCTCGACCGGGCAGTTGGTCGGCCAGTGGTTCCGAGGCGGCCTGTGCTGCTTCGATGTCTTCGGCAGCGTCGACTGAAGTCGGCGGTGGACCGTGGCCACCTCGGCCGCCGCGGAGTGGTCGGATACCACACCGACGTCTGATTCCCTGCCATACCAGAGGGTTACCGGCATCGAGAATTCCGCCGATAGCGTCGAGTCATGACCACATCTGACCTGGCCCCCGGATCATCTCGACGGGTGTCGCAGCGTGGCGCCGAGGGTGACTACGCCCGTCTGCTACGCCGGATCTCCGACGCCGGGCTGATGACGCGGCGTCCCGTCTACTATGCCGCCCGGCTCGGACTCGTCGGGCTCGCGTTCGTAGCGGGCTGGGCGGCGTTCGTGCTCCTCGGTGATTCGTGGTGGACGCTGCTGGTCGCGGCGTTCATGGCGGTGACCTTCGCACAGATCGCGCTGGTCATGCACGATGTCGCGCACCGTCAAGTGTTCCGGTTGCGGCAGCCGACGGAGCTGGTGGGGCGAATCGTCGGCAACGCCGGCATCGGCCTCGGCTACGGCTGGTGGCAGGACAAGCACACCCGCCACCACGCCAATCCGAACCACGAGGAACTCGATCCCGATGTCGCGCCCGACGTTCTGGTCTGGTCCCAGCGGCAGGCACGGTCCAGCCGAGGTCTACCGCGCCTCATCGGCCGGGCGCAGGCGTTCCTGTTCTTCCCCCTGCTGTTGCTGGAGGGTCTCAACCTCCACGTGGCAGGCGTTCGCGCGCTCCGAAATCGGTCGGTCAAACACCGCGGATGGGAGGGCGCCCTGCTGTTGGGTCACTTCGCCCTCTACCTGACCGCGCTGTTCGCGGTACTGCCCGCCGACAAGGCGCTGGCGTTCTTCGCCGTCCACCAGGGCCTCTTCGGCCTCTACATGGGCTGCATCTTCGCCCCGAACCACAAGGGCATGCCGACCTTGACCGGCAACGACCGCCCCGACTACCTGCGACGCCAGGTACTGACCTCCCGCAACGTGCGCGGTGGCGCGCTGACCGGTCTCGCCCTGGGCGGCCTCAACTATCAGATCGAACACCATCTGTTCCCGAGCATGCCGACCCCGAACCTGCGCCACGCCCAAATGATCGTCCGCGACTACTGCACCGAAATCGGCGTGCCCTACCACGAAACCGGGCTGATCGCCTCGTACCGAGAGGCACTCAGGCACCTGCACAACGTCGGCGCCCCGCTCCGCAACCCCTGATCGGCAGACGGACGCGGGCGGCCCCGATTCGAGGCCGCCCGCGTCCGTCAAACGCTTACAACATGCAGCTGACGCAGCCCTCCACCTCGGTCCCTTCGAGAGCCATCTGTCGCAGGCGGATGTAGTAGAGCGTCTTGATGCCCTTGCGCCACGCGTAGATCTGGGCCTTGTTGAGGTCGCGAGTGGAGGCGGTGTCCTTGAAGAACAAGGTCAGCGACAAACCCTGGTCGACGTGCTGGGTGGCCGCCGCGTAGGTGTCGATGATCTTCTCGTAGCCGATTTCGTAGGCGTCGTCGTAGTACTCGAGGTTGTCGTTGTCGAGGTAGGGGGCCGGGTAGTAGACGCGGCCGATCTTGCCTTCCTTGCGGATCTCGATCTTCGACGCCACCGGGTGGATCGAGCTGGTGGAGTGGTTGATGTAGGAGATCGAACCGGTCGGCGGGACGGCCTGCAGGTTCTGGTTGTAGATGCCGTACTCCCGGACCGACGCCTCGAGCACGCGCCAATCGTCCTGGGTGGGGATGTGCACGCCCGCGTCGGCGAACAGCTGGGCGACCCTGGCGGTCTTGGGTTCCCACACTTGATCGGTGTACTTGTCGAAGTACTCGCCGGAGGCATACTTGGAGTCGGCGAAGCCACCGAAGGCGCTGCCGCGCTCCTTGGCGATCAGGTTCGAGGCCCGGATCGCGTGGTAGACCACGGTGTAGAAGTAGATGTTGGTGAAGTCAACACCCTCTTCGGAGCCGTAGTGGACCCGCTCCCGCGCCAGGTAGCCGTGCAGATTCATCTGCCCGAGGCCGATGGCGTGGGACTCGTTGTTGCCCTGCTCGATCGAGGGCACCGAGTAGATGTGGGTCTGGTCCGAGACCGCGGTCAGCGCACGGATCGAGGTCTCGATGGTCTGACCGAAGTCCGGCGAATCCATCGCCTTGGCGATGTTGAGCGAACCCAGGTTGCACGAGATGTCCTTGCCGACCTTGGAGTAGGACAGATCGTCGTTGAACTCCGAGGGGGTCGAGACCTGCAGGATCTCCGAGCACAGGTTCGAGTGGGTGATCTTGCCTGCGATGGGATTAGCTCTGTTGACCGTATCTTCGAACATGATGTAGGGGTAGCCCGACTCGAACTGCAGCTCGGCGATGGTCTGGAAGAACTCACGCGCCTTGATCTTGGACTTGCGGATGCGCTTGTCGTCGACCATCTCGTAGTACTTCTCGGTGACGTCGATATCGGCGAACGGCTTGCCGTAGATGCGCTCGACGTCGTACGGCGAGAACAGGTACATGTCCTCGTTCTTCTTCGCCAGCTCGAAGGTGATGTCGGGGATCACCACACCCAGCGACAGCGTCTTGATCCGGATCTTCTCGTCCGCGTTCTCGCGCTTGGTGTCGAGGAAGCGGTAGATGTCGGGGTGGTGCGCGTGCAGGTACACCGCACCGGCGCCTTGACGCGCACCCAACTGGTTGGCGTAGGAGAAGGAGTCCTCGAGCAGCTTCATGATCGGGATGACACCCGAGCTCTGGTTCTCGATCTTCTTGATCGGCGCGCCGTGCTCACGAATGTTGCTCAGCAGCAACGCGACACCGCCGCCACGCTTGGACAGCTGCAGCGCGGAGTTGATCGAGCGCCCGATCGACTCCATGTTGTCCTCGATGCGCAACAGGAAGCAATTGTGCACAACCGTGCCGCGGATCGAATAGGTGTGTGTGCCCTCGACATGGAGGTTGTACACCTTCTCCGGCGCTTCGGTCGTGCACGTGATCGCACGAACACCGTAGACATGGCGACCGTGCACAACCTGGTAGGTCGCGCGCTTCGTACCCTTACGCCCGACGTAATTGTGCAGGTTCTTACCGATGTCGAAGATGAATTCTTCGTTGTTGCCGGGGAGACCTGGGATGAAGACCTGACCGGTCGTGTTGCCCGCTTGATTGACGTACTGGCGAACGGTCGACACGATGCTCAGGCGGCGCAGCATCAGCTGCACCTGGTCGATGAGTTCAGGATTGACCAGGTCGAGCACCATCCCACCGGTGGTGCTGCAGCCGTCCCCACGGAACAACCCGGCGAGCAGCCCGCGCTGGAAGTCCTCGTTCGCGGTCAGAACATCGTGGTTGAGCCGCTTTTCCCCGTAGCCGGTTCCTGCCAGGGACATCAGCAGCGACGCAACGACCTTGCTGTTGCACACCATCTTCGTCGAGTGATCCGAGTGATTGGTGTGCAGGGAAAGATCCGCGCCGAACACCTGCTTGAATGCCATACCGAGCTCGACGTGATATTCGGCCTCGTGTGCTCCGAGCGTGAAGTGGACGCCGTTCGGCTGAACGCCCTCGACGCCCGACCGTTTGGACACATACCCCTCGGCGACATACCAACCGAGAACCAAACCCAGTTCGTAGGACTCCTCGACGTAACGGTTGACCGAGACGAAGCGCTGGCTGTGCCGCTGCTTGTTGCGATGCTTGGCATCGACATTCACCTTGCGGATCGCGCCATCGACCTCTTCGTAGACGCCTGCGCCGACATACTCCATGAGGTCGAACGTGCGCCGGTCGCGCTCACCGAGCGGTGCGGTGGTCACGACGAAGTCGGACGGTTGCACGTCCTTGGCGGCCAACCACACAAAGCCGTTGAACGGGTCTGCCCCGTCACCGTCGATCAACGTTTCGACATCCCTCGACGTCCACACCAGGATCGGATGCTCGGGCGTACAGCGAATCGGCTCTTTGTGACCGAAGTGCGAAATCGACACCAGCGCTTCGGTATTCGGATTCTCGATCATAGCTTCCACCACACGGTAAGACCCGTCGTGCGAAAGTACCTTGTCACCCGGCAGCAACGTCTCGATAGCCCGCTGGCCGTCGATCGTGTCCACGGGAGTACCTGCGGGGAAGCACGACACCGGCTCGCCGCGCTGCTTCTTGCCGGAGTTGAGGAAGGTGGGGGTGGCGGGCTGGAAACGGCCGTCGATGATCTCGTCGACCAGCTTGCCCGCGAGCACCTCGTCGCCCGCGGCGAGGGTGAGCGCGACCATGCAGACGCGATCCTCGAAGCGCTCCAGGTAGCGCTTGCCGTCGAAGGTCTTGAGCGTGTAAGAGGTGTAGTACTTGAACGCGCCGAGGAAGGTGGGGAACCGGAACTTCTTGGCGTAGGCCTGCTGGAACAGCTGCTTGACGAAGGCGCGATCGTACTGATCGAGCACCTCGGTCTCGTAGTAGTTCTCCTTGACCAGGTAGTCCAGCTTCTCGTCCAGGTTGTGGAAGAAGACGGTGTTCTGGTTGACGTGCTGCAGGAAGTACTGGTGCGCGGCCTCGCGGTCCTTGTCGAACTGGATCTCGCCGTCGGGGCCGTACAGGTTCAGCATCGCGTTGAGAGCGTGGTAGTCCAGAACCTCGCCCGCGTCGGCACGCGTGGCGGCCTGCTCTAGACGGGCTGACTTGCCTGCCGGTGCTGTGGTTGCTGTTGCCAAAACAATCCCAATCCCTCTCGGACGCGCGCGACGTCCTCAGCGGTTCCCATGAGTTCGAAGCGATACAGGTACGGCACCCCGCTCTTGCGCGAGATGATGTCGCCTGCGGCGCAATAGGTATCGCCGAAGTTCGTGTTTCCGGCCGCGATCACCCCGCGCAGCAGGGCGCGGTTGTGCGGGTCGTTGAGGAACTTGGCGACCTGCCGCGGTACGAGGTCCTTGTCGGACCGTTGTCCACCCATCACGTGCCGACCACCCCCGTAGGTGGGGGTGATCAGCACGTAGGGTTCGTCGACGCGCAGCGATTCAGCGGTGTGCAGTGGTAGTCGAGTGGCCGGGAGACCCAGCTTCTCGACGAAACGATGAGTGTTCTCCGAAGCGCTGGAGAAGTAGACCAGCCCGCCCGGAGTCGTCCGCTCGGGCATGGGAGCCTCCTTCGGCGCGAAGTCCTAAGCGGCCGCGACGGCGAGCGACTTGATGCGGTCGGGACGGAAGCCCGACCAGTGATCCTCGCCCGCGACGACGACCGGAGCCTGCAGGTAGCCGAGCGCCATGACGTAATCGCGCGCCTCGGCGTTCTCGGAGATGTCGATGATCTCGTAGTCCACCCCGACCTTGTCGAGCGCCTTGTAGGTGGCATTGCACTGGACGCAAGCGGGCTTGGTGTACACGGTGATGGTCATCTAGGTTCTCCCTCTCCTGAGCCTGTTCGCGGCGTTCGCGAGCCCTCCGTGGTGACGCAGGCTTCCGCCTCCGGCCTCCGAGCTCACACCGCAGTGCCTGATCCACAGCCTGTGATCCGTATGCAAGTGCACGAACGGTGATGCTGCGCAAACTCCTGGATCTGGCGAAGAAAGCCCTGCTCGTAACCCCTTCCCTTGGGCCCGATCAGTGGTGGCTTCACACCGTGTTCCAGTACCGAAGACACTACACCTAGTGTCCGACAGATGTGAACAACACAAGGTGTTGCGAGTCGCACAGATGTAATTCCGACGTCGTAAGTCCCAGTACACCCGATCGGCAAGCAGGCGAAACAGTGTCCCAGATCACGATTTCGCATCCCGGCGAGTCTTCAGCAAACTCCTCGGACACGCGAAAGGGGCGTCGCGTCCCTACCGGATGCGACGCCCCTTTTGGAGCCGAACGACAGCTTACGCGTTCACCCGCGCGCTCTCGACGGCGGCGACGAGCTGATGCACGGTCGCACCGAGCTGAGTCAGCGCCTCGGCGTCCTGGGCGGGGTGGGTCTGACCGAAGCGCTCGCCGATGGTGGCGAACTGCGCGGTGGCGGCCTCGACGACGACGCCACCGGCGATGCCGACCGACTTGACGGTGTCGCCGTGCGCCCACGCGGCGGCGTTCGGGCTGATCGACGCACTCACCACGGCGACCGGCTTACCCTTGATCGCACCGGTGCCATAGGGACGCGAAGCCCAGTCGATGACGTTCTTGAGCACGGCAGGCAGGGTGCCGTTGTACTCGGGAGTGAGCAGCAGGACCGC
Proteins encoded in this window:
- the mgtE gene encoding magnesium transporter, with translation MSQIDLVEARHVPADSAVPESNSPRNADIEDHSVTEALAILSDSVRDIVETHRVDGAMDWLDNRPPHVIADALARMDAVQAGVVFRLLDKDRAIAVFEELEPVDQQQILQGLREKSFRDLVEAMDPDDRARMLHEAPAKVAKKVLAGLSPRERRMTAALLGYPEGSVGQYMTPEVVALPGNLTVAQALAWVRVKGGTAETVYTLPVVDRGRRLTGIVELRELVLHAPEAMVSELVVTEPPFARATDSAEKAARLMSSTNDINLVVVDSEDRVVGLLTIDDAMEVLEAADSEDVAKQAGSAPWEGHYMATKVFQLARYRALWLMLLLFAATLTVSVTDMFSTTLEQAASLALFIPLLIGAGGNAGAQAATACVRALAVGEVRVSDLFKVIWRECRVGLVLGTMLAAAGLLIGTVFVGPKIAIVVAITLVIICGWAATIGGTMPLVAKRFRIDPAVVSAPMVTTLVDATGLIIYFTTAKLVLGI
- a CDS encoding TRADD-N-associated membrane domain-containing protein, with amino-acid sequence MIDTLADTAVLLLAAGSTTVGAIYAAVLQLFDARGAARQVEQLNEAIAVAGDHSEGAALTVEARTQTGEARLDWLESIARERSSLDVRNHAAALQQQRWTTVASLLCGVIAIGVVMFGLFVGSASDPQGVAAAAAGILPGAASGLLFWQSRSASIRADKFAERISTTAARAEALRMSAVILDRGTRDRFTTAVLLSSAFPALAGPEIWRMAEQIESECEADRAKVDEVVPESTLPVAN
- a CDS encoding cellulase family glycosylhydrolase, with protein sequence MLTDARRVRAVSGRRITARWLAVISLVTGVVAAGGGPVVAEPGGGLSPLRTQGAEIVDGFGRTVLLHGVNNVDKSPPYVQPGDGLTLTDASAALLARHGFNTVRLGVSFDGLMPTEGVVDTAYLDRLANVVDTLAAHGIYTLLDNHQDGLSKIWGGNGFPEWAIRARPAADEPNPGFPLYYLMPSMNKGWDEVWNNTYGVLDHLGVALAALAERMNGRASVLGIELLNEPWPGTPFLTCFPNGCPDFDAKYQRALQQLTDAVHSRNSAVPVFWEPNVTWNETMPSHLGKNPPITSPNIVFSPHDYCIPSQLAIYLGLPEELRALCPVQQDKTWSNIDSFTERTDIPTMVTEFGDGDPTVLRNTVTRADERFIGWHYWHYSASDGDPFRGELGRELVRTYPQATAGTPDRMIFDSGNGDFAYRYHPRPTSAPTKIYVSDLAYPEGYEVRITGGAVTSAPGARIVTVEADGTDPVTVRIHRPGSPGADLPSGGDGGSSSGGTGSSSGFPRLPTGSAG
- a CDS encoding fatty acid desaturase family protein, with protein sequence MTTSDLAPGSSRRVSQRGAEGDYARLLRRISDAGLMTRRPVYYAARLGLVGLAFVAGWAAFVLLGDSWWTLLVAAFMAVTFAQIALVMHDVAHRQVFRLRQPTELVGRIVGNAGIGLGYGWWQDKHTRHHANPNHEELDPDVAPDVLVWSQRQARSSRGLPRLIGRAQAFLFFPLLLLEGLNLHVAGVRALRNRSVKHRGWEGALLLGHFALYLTALFAVLPADKALAFFAVHQGLFGLYMGCIFAPNHKGMPTLTGNDRPDYLRRQVLTSRNVRGGALTGLALGGLNYQIEHHLFPSMPTPNLRHAQMIVRDYCTEIGVPYHETGLIASYREALRHLHNVGAPLRNP
- a CDS encoding LLM class F420-dependent oxidoreductase; protein product: MRFGIFIPQGWRLDLVGIEPADHWAVMRELAQRFDSTPEWESIWVYDHFHTTPVPTDEATHEAWTLMSAFAATTSRVRLGQMCTAMSYRNPAYLAKVAATVDLISGGRVEMGIGGGWYEHEWRAYGYGFPSAGERLGRLDEGVQILRQAWRTGRATLDGEYYQVDDAIVHPRPLQEHGIPIWVAGGGEKKTLRIAAKYADYTNFSGDPEEFARKSEILRRHTVDVGTDFDAITRSANFNAIVGSTESEVQERLSAIVERLTPFLGADEAKVHVHDQFTNSATTGTPEQIIERLTTVRDLGLAYAVLNFPEAAYDTSGIELFEREVIPALTA
- a CDS encoding DUF899 domain-containing protein, which translates into the protein MTALPSIVDQDTWQAELDRLRIREKAATRELDAVAAQRRALPAVRLPDYTLKAEDGTEVSLAEVFDGHSQLITYHHMWTPGNTWQCPGCTGLTAQYARLDFLDAYDARFVIVTQGPIDEALAYKRRVGNTMTWYSTAESPFGADMGAAPGGNFAVNTFLRDGDTVYRSWHTDGRGTEQLSYTFGLVDALPYGRQEEWQDSPEGWPQSPTYSRWPSSQDIAASYGDPSA
- a CDS encoding TetR/AcrR family transcriptional regulator, translated to MAYHHGDLAAALVESGLELTRSGGPDALTIREVTRRVGVTPNAAYRHFPDRQALLRAVSAAIEVRMATGMAADRGLATPRQRLRAVGLGYLAFALAEPGWFATAFFGAGDTSPESVLDSPAYLALADALDLMVHIGDLAPSARTGATWSCWSTVHGFAELALRGPLRHVDRAELWVLAEQAVDTVIAGLPPVG
- a CDS encoding RDD family protein gives rise to the protein MTTAVRPQRAANEFPLTGSTSDGDETGVIAAFLIDMTLHAAIGATAWSIASGPTAVLYGIVAWLGASFLHRTLIQRLTRTTVGKCSFGLELRHVDGTYPSTGQLVGQWFRGGLCCFDVFGSVD